From a single Acidimicrobiia bacterium genomic region:
- a CDS encoding FAD-dependent oxidoreductase — MDTRARVVIVGGGIVGAAVAYHLTVIHGWRDVVLIDKGPLPYNDGSTSHAPGGVVAVGHNKLLTDMAHYSSDLYATLDPIDDEHLVYQRLGGIELARTDPRLADLVRLHGECSGWGYSTRILSPAETVEMIPFLDPSAFVGSLFADASAIVRGYHVVGDLLAKAATGGAMTWYPGTPFVGIEIVDGAVSAVVTGNPEVGTIECESVVMAANIWSPALTEQFGLRIPLMAFEHQYAITPPLPEWEHLATGALADEASYPLLRDVDTAMYYRKHWDRLGIGSYAHAPRPVRSADVGKTAMRDFTPGDFADPWKTALELVPVLRDKEPVFEKAYNGMFAFSVDGMPIIGESAHIRGLWSANAAWITHAGGVAKSVAEWMVDGDTEWDMRSCHLYRFPEHALTEAYVGAVTRKNYREIYDIVHPKQPITEPRNVRLTAFHARHVEARAVFTAFAGLELPNWYESNSALVDVADNRDRIPRRSGWGAAYWSPIQGAEHLAMRQAAGMMDLTGLSIIEVDGPGAVALVDRLCTNRVDGPVGRVAYTCWLTERGGVKRDLTVANMGADRYWMFVGEGTLPIDLAWVRGLSGADVSVRDISGAYSAVGLWGPGARDILAGVTNADLSDAAFPYFTGRWIDVGMARCYAMRISYVGELGWEIHIPVDSSLEVWDALNDAGEGRGLVLCGLGAMDSLRLEKGYRLWGVDVHTEYDPYEAGLGWTVKLGKGDFIGRDAAAAAHGRPAQKVLSCLTLTDPRATLMGYEPVLDGERVVGHVTSSNFGYSVGLQIAYAYLPPSLAVQGKGLAIEYFGERYDATVAHDPLWDPDMSRMRSA; from the coding sequence ATGGACACGAGGGCACGCGTGGTGATCGTCGGGGGTGGCATCGTCGGTGCCGCCGTGGCGTATCACCTCACCGTCATCCACGGATGGCGCGACGTGGTCCTCATCGACAAGGGCCCCCTTCCGTACAACGACGGCTCGACCTCACACGCTCCGGGCGGCGTCGTGGCCGTCGGCCACAACAAGCTCCTCACCGACATGGCCCATTACTCGTCCGACTTGTACGCCACCCTCGATCCGATCGACGACGAACACCTGGTGTACCAGCGTCTCGGCGGGATCGAGCTGGCGAGAACCGACCCTCGACTCGCCGACCTCGTCAGGCTCCACGGCGAGTGCTCAGGATGGGGATACTCGACTCGCATCCTGTCGCCGGCCGAGACGGTCGAGATGATCCCCTTCCTCGACCCGTCGGCCTTCGTCGGGTCGTTGTTCGCCGATGCCAGCGCCATCGTCCGCGGGTATCACGTCGTGGGGGATCTGCTCGCCAAGGCGGCCACCGGCGGCGCCATGACGTGGTACCCCGGCACACCCTTCGTCGGGATCGAGATCGTCGACGGGGCGGTGAGCGCGGTCGTCACCGGCAATCCGGAGGTCGGGACGATCGAGTGCGAATCGGTCGTCATGGCGGCCAACATCTGGTCTCCCGCCCTCACCGAGCAGTTCGGCCTCCGGATCCCCTTGATGGCCTTCGAGCACCAGTACGCGATCACGCCGCCGCTTCCCGAGTGGGAGCACCTGGCGACGGGCGCCCTCGCCGACGAGGCCTCGTACCCACTGTTACGTGACGTCGACACTGCGATGTACTACCGCAAGCATTGGGACCGGCTCGGCATCGGAAGCTACGCCCATGCCCCTCGCCCGGTGCGCTCGGCGGATGTCGGCAAGACCGCCATGCGTGATTTCACCCCCGGGGACTTCGCCGACCCGTGGAAGACCGCGTTGGAACTCGTCCCCGTGCTGCGCGACAAGGAGCCCGTGTTCGAGAAGGCGTACAACGGGATGTTCGCCTTCTCCGTCGACGGCATGCCCATCATCGGGGAGTCGGCGCACATCAGGGGTCTCTGGTCGGCGAACGCAGCCTGGATCACCCACGCCGGGGGCGTTGCCAAGTCTGTCGCCGAGTGGATGGTGGACGGCGACACCGAGTGGGACATGCGCTCCTGCCATCTGTACCGCTTCCCCGAGCACGCCCTGACAGAGGCCTACGTCGGCGCAGTCACCAGGAAGAACTACCGCGAGATCTACGACATCGTCCACCCCAAGCAGCCGATCACCGAGCCGCGCAACGTGCGCCTGACGGCGTTCCATGCTCGGCACGTCGAGGCACGGGCCGTATTCACGGCGTTCGCCGGCCTCGAGTTGCCGAACTGGTACGAGTCGAACTCGGCCCTCGTCGATGTTGCCGACAATCGCGATCGCATCCCCCGCCGATCAGGGTGGGGCGCCGCCTACTGGTCGCCGATCCAGGGCGCCGAGCATCTGGCGATGCGCCAGGCCGCAGGGATGATGGATCTCACGGGGCTTTCGATCATCGAAGTGGACGGCCCCGGGGCCGTCGCCCTCGTCGATCGCCTTTGCACGAATCGTGTCGACGGTCCGGTCGGTCGGGTGGCGTACACGTGCTGGCTGACGGAGCGCGGCGGTGTCAAGAGAGACCTCACGGTTGCCAATATGGGCGCCGACCGCTACTGGATGTTCGTCGGGGAGGGCACTCTCCCGATCGACCTCGCATGGGTGCGTGGTTTGTCCGGAGCCGACGTCTCCGTGCGCGACATCTCGGGCGCCTACTCGGCCGTCGGGCTCTGGGGTCCGGGCGCCCGGGACATTCTCGCCGGAGTGACGAACGCCGACCTCTCCGACGCGGCGTTCCCGTACTTCACGGGACGCTGGATCGACGTCGGGATGGCCCGGTGTTACGCCATGCGGATCTCCTACGTCGGCGAGCTCGGCTGGGAGATCCACATCCCCGTCGATTCGAGTCTCGAGGTCTGGGACGCTCTCAACGACGCCGGGGAGGGCCGTGGCCTCGTACTGTGCGGTCTGGGAGCCATGGACTCGCTTCGCCTCGAGAAGGGGTACCGCCTGTGGGGGGTCGACGTCCACACCGAGTACGACCCGTACGAGGCGGGTCTCGGCTGGACGGTCAAGCTCGGCAAGGGCGACTTCATCGGCCGGGACGCCGCCGCTGCTGCGCATGGTCGCCCGGCGCAGAAAGTGCTGTCGTGCCTGACGCTCACCGATCCGCGAGCGACGCTGATGGGGTACGAGCCGGTGCTCGACGGGGAGCGGGTCGTCGGTCACGTGACGTCCTCGAACTTCGGCTACAGCGTCGGCCTCCAGATCGCCTACGCCTACCTGCCGCCGTCCCTGGCGGTTCAGGGGAAGGGGCTGGCCATCGAGTACTTCGGCGAGAGGTATGACGCCACGGTCGCACACGATCCGTTGTGGGATCCCGACATGAGCCGGATGCGATCGGCATGA
- a CDS encoding cytochrome P450, with protein MPTIEELAADPHGAHAALRQVGPVVPVASLGGWLVTTHAAAAAVLRDEETFTVDDLRFSTAQVIGKSMLSLDGAEHARHRSPFARGFGRRALEELYQGRIERTATRLVTDIAPAGSAEMRTSLASPLAVDSAATVLGLRDVDHAELRSWYDAIVAAVDEISAGREAGGSGRVAFEALSVAVTSAGSGAALQEARAVLTPAELASNAAVVLFGAIETGEGMIANLLWHVFGNEAIARAARTDGSLVSRSVEESLRLEPAAGRVDRYATRDTTVGDARIASGDLVIVSLAAANRDPDVFPDPDRFDPDRANVRDHLAFAVGPHACPGAHLARFEAEAALGAVLAGVPDARLVGGRSEAPTGLVFRKAKRVTLEWGSPETRQHHPEP; from the coding sequence ATGCCGACGATCGAGGAGCTCGCCGCCGATCCGCACGGGGCCCACGCCGCTCTCCGGCAGGTTGGGCCTGTCGTGCCCGTCGCCTCGCTCGGCGGCTGGCTCGTGACGACGCACGCCGCAGCAGCAGCCGTCCTGAGGGACGAGGAGACGTTCACGGTCGACGACCTACGGTTCTCGACCGCCCAGGTGATCGGGAAGTCGATGCTCTCACTCGACGGTGCCGAGCACGCCAGACACCGGTCGCCATTCGCCCGAGGGTTCGGCCGCAGGGCGCTCGAGGAGTTGTACCAGGGGAGGATCGAGCGGACGGCGACCCGGCTCGTCACAGACATCGCCCCGGCGGGATCCGCAGAGATGCGCACCTCTCTCGCTTCCCCGCTCGCCGTCGATTCGGCGGCGACGGTGCTCGGGTTGCGGGACGTCGATCACGCCGAATTGCGGAGCTGGTACGACGCCATCGTCGCTGCCGTCGACGAGATCTCGGCCGGGCGGGAAGCCGGCGGCTCCGGTCGGGTCGCTTTCGAGGCGCTCTCAGTCGCCGTGACCTCGGCGGGCTCAGGGGCGGCGCTCCAGGAGGCGCGCGCCGTCCTCACACCGGCGGAGCTGGCTTCGAACGCGGCGGTGGTGCTGTTCGGTGCGATCGAGACCGGCGAGGGGATGATCGCCAACCTCCTGTGGCACGTGTTCGGCAACGAGGCCATTGCGCGCGCCGCCAGAACGGACGGGTCCCTCGTGAGCAGATCGGTCGAGGAGTCACTGCGGCTCGAGCCCGCCGCCGGGCGCGTCGATCGATATGCGACGCGGGACACGACCGTCGGTGACGCCAGGATCGCCTCGGGGGACCTCGTGATCGTCTCTCTCGCCGCCGCCAATCGCGATCCGGACGTCTTCCCGGATCCCGACCGATTCGATCCGGATCGTGCGAACGTCCGAGACCATCTCGCATTCGCGGTCGGTCCGCACGCCTGCCCGGGGGCCCATCTCGCCCGCTTCGAGGCTGAGGCGGCGCTCGGCGCAGTGTTGGCGGGCGTGCCGGATGCCCGACTCGTTGGTGGGCGATCCGAGGCCCCGACCGGCCTGGTGTTTCGCAAAGCCAAGCGAGTGACCCTCGAGTGGGGCTCGCCGGAGACACGGCAGCATCATCCCGAGCCGTGA